In one window of Primulina tabacum isolate GXHZ01 chromosome 8, ASM2559414v2, whole genome shotgun sequence DNA:
- the LOC142554329 gene encoding uncharacterized protein LOC142554329, with product MKIKSSQHPWIPRTKSTPNPNQPSTTSAVAASPLHQLQSKHHPTTTYPTTEPAATTQSTLQNISLRFSRLYSNHKKLAPNPTKPSNVGSLPQPDTHYQDKILNVSPVSHTSCTTLTKSKSHRESYDFAVPKVVVKENDILIKPSKRHPKKSSLKECDVKKASQLMARSLESDQVKKLQEGFEGRRSSVSSFPRISDGGRRKSFCSSQIELADFFSCNGVKVVAVDMPPFMQIHAVNCARKSHDSLEKFTSKTLAFTLKKEFDAAYGPAWHCIVGTGFGSFVTHSVGGFMYFSMDHKMYILLFKTTVQKAD from the exons ATGAAAATCAAG AGCTCCCAACACCCATGGATCCCACGCACAAAATCCACCCCAAACCCAAACCAACCCTCCACCACTTCCGCCGTTGCCGCTTCTCCGTTACACCAGCTCCAGTCCAAGCACCACCCTACGACCACCTACCCAACAACAGAACCGGCCGCCACCACCCAATCTACCCTCCAGAACATATCCCTCCGCTTCTCCAGACTCTATTCAAACCACAAGAAGCTTGCACCCAATCCCACAAAACCCTCCAATGTAGGCTCACTTCCTCAACCTGACACGCATTACCAAGATAAAATCCTCAACGTTTCCCCGGTTTCGCATACATCTTGCACCACTTTGACCAAGTCAAAATCTCATCGTGAGAGTTATGACTTTGCAGTGCCAAAAGTTGTCGTGAAAGAGAATGATATATTAATTAAGCCATCAAAGAGACACCCCAAGAAGTCGTCTTTGAAAGAGTGTGATGTGAAAAAGGCATCTCAATTGATGGCTAGAAGTCTAGAGAGTGACCAAGTTAAGAAATTGCAAGAAGGGTTTGAAGGGAGGAGATCCTCTGTGTCATCATTTCCAAGAATCAGTGATGGAGGGAGAAGAAAGTCATTCTGCAGCTCTCAGATTGAGTTGGCCGATTTCTTCTCTTGCAATGGTGTGAAAGTCGTGGCAGTTGATATGCCTCCGTTTATGCAAATTCATGCCGTCAATTGTGCAAGAAAGTCTCATGATAGCTTAGAAAAGTTCACCTCCAAGACTCTAGCTTTTACCCTTAAAAAG GAGTTCGATGCGGCATATGGACCAGCTTGGCACTGTATTGTAGGGACAGGTTTTGGGTCATTTGTGACTCATTCAGTGGGTGGATTTATGTATTTTTCTATGGATCACAAGATGTATATCCTCTTATTTAAGACAACTGTACAGAAAGCAGATTGA
- the LOC142554459 gene encoding transcription factor MYB1R1-like isoform X1: MSGFSEPPSAATEVAGGGGEIMLFGVRVEVDPMRRCASMNNLSELLPVAVNNNDEDFPKAEEGTASGYASADDATPLPSNRGRERKRGVPWTEEEHKRFLYGLQKVGKGNWRGISRDYVKTRTPTQVASHAQKYFFRRSNLNRRRRSSVFDITTDSLAEISIEQAGNQQDNTSQPVPRPTTLPLPIASSITGFPVVPFPANVGLPVLYPIQETSALGHTDRRNNPSAMLVRPVYILPMPTSSTMADLQQAPIQPPPLSDVLSLASGQDPNTRQISA, translated from the exons ATGTCTGGCTTCAGCGAGCCACCGTCAGCAGCCACCGAGGTTGCCGGAGGCGGCGGCGAGATCATGTTGTTTGGTGTCAGAGTAGAAGTTGATCCCATGAGAAGGTGCGCCAGCATGAATAATCTTTCAGAATTGCTACCCGTTGCTGTGAATAACAATGATGAAGATTTCCCGAAGGCTGAGGAAGGTACCGCTTCCGGTTACGCCTCCGCCGATGACGCCACACCCCTGCCTAGTAACAGGGGGCGTGAGCGAAAGCGAG GTGTTCCGTGGACAGAAGAAGAGCACAAGCGGTTCCTTTATGGATTGCAGAAGGTAGGGAAAGGGAATTGGAGAGGGATCTCCCGAGATTACGTAAAAACTCGCACGCCTACCCAAGTCGCTAGCCATGCCCAGAAATACTTCTTCCGCCGGAGCAACCTCAATCGCCGACGCCGTTCAAGCGTCTTCGATATTACAACTGACTCG CTGGCTGAAATCTCAATCGAACAAGCAGGGAACCAGCAGGACAACACAAGCCAGCCAGTTCCGAGGCCAACGACCCTGCCTCTGCCCATAGCTTCCAGCATCACCGGATTCCCAGTTGTCCCTTTCCCCGCAAATGTTGGCCTCCCCGTCTTATATCCAATCCAAGAAACTTCAGCACTTGGTCACACAGACCGAAGGAATAATCCATCTGCAATGCTAGTTCGTCCGGTTTACATTCTTCCTATGCCTACTTCCTCAACAATGGCGGATCTTCAGCAAGCTCCCATACAACCGCCACCATTGTCTGACGTGCTTTCATTGGCATCAGGTCAAGATCCGAATACTCGGCAGATCTCAGCTTAG
- the LOC142554459 gene encoding transcription factor MYB1R1-like isoform X2 translates to MSGFSEPPSAATEVAGGGGEIMLFGVRVEVDPMRRCASMNNLSELLPVAVNNNDEDFPKAEEGTASGYASADDATPLPSNRGRERKREEEHKRFLYGLQKVGKGNWRGISRDYVKTRTPTQVASHAQKYFFRRSNLNRRRRSSVFDITTDSLAEISIEQAGNQQDNTSQPVPRPTTLPLPIASSITGFPVVPFPANVGLPVLYPIQETSALGHTDRRNNPSAMLVRPVYILPMPTSSTMADLQQAPIQPPPLSDVLSLASGQDPNTRQISA, encoded by the exons ATGTCTGGCTTCAGCGAGCCACCGTCAGCAGCCACCGAGGTTGCCGGAGGCGGCGGCGAGATCATGTTGTTTGGTGTCAGAGTAGAAGTTGATCCCATGAGAAGGTGCGCCAGCATGAATAATCTTTCAGAATTGCTACCCGTTGCTGTGAATAACAATGATGAAGATTTCCCGAAGGCTGAGGAAGGTACCGCTTCCGGTTACGCCTCCGCCGATGACGCCACACCCCTGCCTAGTAACAGGGGGCGTGAGCGAAAGCGAG AAGAAGAGCACAAGCGGTTCCTTTATGGATTGCAGAAGGTAGGGAAAGGGAATTGGAGAGGGATCTCCCGAGATTACGTAAAAACTCGCACGCCTACCCAAGTCGCTAGCCATGCCCAGAAATACTTCTTCCGCCGGAGCAACCTCAATCGCCGACGCCGTTCAAGCGTCTTCGATATTACAACTGACTCG CTGGCTGAAATCTCAATCGAACAAGCAGGGAACCAGCAGGACAACACAAGCCAGCCAGTTCCGAGGCCAACGACCCTGCCTCTGCCCATAGCTTCCAGCATCACCGGATTCCCAGTTGTCCCTTTCCCCGCAAATGTTGGCCTCCCCGTCTTATATCCAATCCAAGAAACTTCAGCACTTGGTCACACAGACCGAAGGAATAATCCATCTGCAATGCTAGTTCGTCCGGTTTACATTCTTCCTATGCCTACTTCCTCAACAATGGCGGATCTTCAGCAAGCTCCCATACAACCGCCACCATTGTCTGACGTGCTTTCATTGGCATCAGGTCAAGATCCGAATACTCGGCAGATCTCAGCTTAG
- the LOC142554459 gene encoding transcription factor MYB1R1-like isoform X3 has translation MSGFSEPPSAATEVAGGGGEIMLFGVRVEVDPMRRCASMNNLSELLPVAVNNNDEDFPKAEEGVPWTEEEHKRFLYGLQKVGKGNWRGISRDYVKTRTPTQVASHAQKYFFRRSNLNRRRRSSVFDITTDSLAEISIEQAGNQQDNTSQPVPRPTTLPLPIASSITGFPVVPFPANVGLPVLYPIQETSALGHTDRRNNPSAMLVRPVYILPMPTSSTMADLQQAPIQPPPLSDVLSLASGQDPNTRQISA, from the exons ATGTCTGGCTTCAGCGAGCCACCGTCAGCAGCCACCGAGGTTGCCGGAGGCGGCGGCGAGATCATGTTGTTTGGTGTCAGAGTAGAAGTTGATCCCATGAGAAGGTGCGCCAGCATGAATAATCTTTCAGAATTGCTACCCGTTGCTGTGAATAACAATGATGAAGATTTCCCGAAGGCTGAGGAAG GTGTTCCGTGGACAGAAGAAGAGCACAAGCGGTTCCTTTATGGATTGCAGAAGGTAGGGAAAGGGAATTGGAGAGGGATCTCCCGAGATTACGTAAAAACTCGCACGCCTACCCAAGTCGCTAGCCATGCCCAGAAATACTTCTTCCGCCGGAGCAACCTCAATCGCCGACGCCGTTCAAGCGTCTTCGATATTACAACTGACTCG CTGGCTGAAATCTCAATCGAACAAGCAGGGAACCAGCAGGACAACACAAGCCAGCCAGTTCCGAGGCCAACGACCCTGCCTCTGCCCATAGCTTCCAGCATCACCGGATTCCCAGTTGTCCCTTTCCCCGCAAATGTTGGCCTCCCCGTCTTATATCCAATCCAAGAAACTTCAGCACTTGGTCACACAGACCGAAGGAATAATCCATCTGCAATGCTAGTTCGTCCGGTTTACATTCTTCCTATGCCTACTTCCTCAACAATGGCGGATCTTCAGCAAGCTCCCATACAACCGCCACCATTGTCTGACGTGCTTTCATTGGCATCAGGTCAAGATCCGAATACTCGGCAGATCTCAGCTTAG
- the LOC142553272 gene encoding uncharacterized protein LOC142553272, translated as MDADEKLKALKKAYADIILNISKEAAGRVTASEGKAVRYQHELKVAKEEGLRLLMRLKQMMDSKVNKAEAASVNQQKKIEELGAQLDEAEDIVRDLREELSGLRDELEKVKDDNKRFMNEIDASFSRRIPVENPIYSYQSRTSLPPKSLDESAIALDATIPYLCKTNACSKCHNGTTCSCSLYIGNTDLPSIILRGAESGLYRKGCSQRIHACERSSLDRNMRLLGEIDKVKGKTLNELENKRLGGVKCMRFSPSLQKRKRTYRKRKIITPLSGKKSDILVKLEHLHELAARNDPRPVKINHSDEEHLRLVSRLPPDKDEQQTSLGCSEYSEKDEAKTDKDNELIEEMLPCKETRVEESLQSLDRKMEVEKVYFASNSVSDTTTGLLSQPKRERVIKITFERKRKRKDFNGSGENVSVQTEERIGNEQNGHQDLVLPESGLVLESLRDSMSSLVLESKDNRQMAQVARQLIALSETKWWD; from the exons ATGGACGCCGACGAG AAATTGAAGGCGTTGAAGAAGGCCTACGCAGATATAATTTTGAACATATCTAAGGAGGCGGCGGGGAGGGTGACAGCGTCCGAGGGGAAGGCAGTGAGGTATCAACATGAGTTGAAGGTGGCAAAGGAGGAGGGCTTACGGTTGTTGATGCGTCTCAAGCAAATGATGGATTCTAAG GTCAATAAAGCGGAAGCAGCATCAGTGAATCAGCAGAAGAAGATTGAGGAACTTGGAGCTCAACTTGATGAAGCTGAGGATATTGTAAGAGATCTCAGAGAAGAGTTGAGTGGATTGCGTGATGAGCTGGAAAAGGTAAAAGACGATAATAAGCGTTTCATGAATGAAATCGATGCCTCTTTTTCACGACGAATACCCGTTGAGAATCCTATTTATTCATATCAATCCCGTACATCCCTTCCTCCAAAATCACTTGATGAATCTGCTATAGCTTTGGATGCGACAATACCTTATCTGTGCAAGACAAATGCATGTTCCAAGTGCCATAATGGAACAACTTGCTCGTGTAGTTTATATATTGGGAATACGGACTTGCCTTCTATAATATTGAGAGGTGCCGAGTCGGGACTATACCGAAAGGGATGCTCACAAAGAATCCATGCATGTGAGAGGAGTTCTTTGGATAGGAATATGCGTCTCTTAGGGGAAATCGATAAAGTGAAGGGTAAAACTCTGAATGAACTCGAGAACAAACGATTGGGAGGCGTTAAATGTATGAGGTTCAGTCCTTCCCTTCAGAAAAGGAAGAGAACCtatagaaaaagaaaaattataacTCCTTTGAGTGGGAAGAAATCTGATATTTTAGTCAAACTTGAACATTTACATGAACTTGCTGCAAGAAACGATCCTCGTCCTGTCAAAATTAATCATTCTGATGAGGAACATTTAAGGCTAGTGTCGCGGCTGCCACCAGATAAAGATGAACAACAAACTTCTCTAGGGTGTTCAGAATATTCTGAGAAGGATGAGGCAAAAACAGACAAGGATAATGAACTGATTGAGGAAATGTTGCCATGCAAGGAAACTAGAGTTGAAGAGAGTTTACAGTCTTTGGATCGTAAGATGGAAGTCGAAAAGGTTTATTTTGCATCAAACAGTGTGTCTGACACTACAACAGGGCTTCTTAGCCAACCTAAGAGGGAAAGAGTTattaaaattacatttgaaAGGAAGCGAAAGAGAAAAGATTTCAATGGATCTGGCGAGAATGTATCCGTTCAAACTGAAGAGAGAATCGGCAATGAGCAAAATGGCCATCAGGATCTAGTGCTGCCAGAGTCTGGTTTGGTGTTGGAGTCACTAAGAGATAGTATGTCAAGCTTGGTGCTGGAGTCGAAGGATAACAGGCAAATGGCACAAGTTGCTCGTCAG CTTATAGCTTTATCAGAGACGAAGTGGTGGGATTGA